The following coding sequences are from one Lolium rigidum isolate FL_2022 chromosome 6, APGP_CSIRO_Lrig_0.1, whole genome shotgun sequence window:
- the LOC124662872 gene encoding uncharacterized protein LOC124662872 yields MGNCNCFKSQRTTASWVDDDEWVVDVEEEGKSAAAEKVDQRVEVKIRVTKRQFQELLQKAGLDGMGLGAWTEQVLAELINSSTVCCDQPEARGHWRPSLQSISEGEEAHFS; encoded by the coding sequence ATGGGGAACTGCAACTGTTTCAAGTCGCAGCGCACCACCGCGTCGTGGGTGGATGACGACGAGTGGGTGGTggacgtggaggaggaggggaagaGTGCGGCCGCAGAGAAGGTGGATCAGCGGGTGGAGGTGAAGATCAGGGTGACCAAGAGGCAGTTCCAGGAGCTGCTGCAGAAAGCAGGGCTAGACGGCATGGGGCTGGGGGCATGGACGGAGCAGGTGCTCGCGGAGCTGATCAACTCCAGCACGGTGTGCTGCGACCAGCCCGAGGCTAGGGGGCACTGGAGGCCGTCGCTGCAGAGCATCTCCGAAGGCGAGGAGGCCCATTTCTCTTGA